A window of Chitinophaga sp. MM2321 contains these coding sequences:
- a CDS encoding sugar-binding domain-containing protein, with amino-acid sequence MKTIFQHFFMLAFCCHLFHPPTFGQSNWQIKPVQLQTRWAKEVTPNNALPEYPRPQMVRSEWQNLNGLWQYAITAKDADMPQKFDDRILVPYPVESALSGVKKNLLPEQRLWYRRTIKKPNQTGTDRVLLHFGAVDWQAVVYINGQQIGEHQGGYQNFSFDITNALKKGDNQLTVAVYDPSDQGPNPHGKQVLHPQNILYTASSGIWQTVWLETVPAVHIGSLTMTPAIDQGYLSLKVNVKDAGEGYTVEAVAKSNGAKIGTITGNANTDLQLLIPNAHLWSPNDPFLYDLSIRLLYKNKVVDTVGSYFGMRKIEIKKDELGQERIFLNNKYTYNLGVLDQGFWPDGLYTAPTDEALKFDIAAIKSMGFNTIRKHIKLEPARWYYHCDKTGMLVWQDMVTCANESPAAKAAFEKENQENITQLHNYPSIICWVLFNEGWARYDQQRLTEWMKKADPSRIIDGHTGENYDRNAPKNPMEKWISSDLTDIHDYPGPGIAPALPGKARVLGEWGGVQVQVPSHQWNEADGWGYISLPAAQFARKYEFMMKHLKVYEEEGLSGSIYTEPFDVETEENGLLTYDREVIKIPVDQLRKIHAMIIPPTSEVLTAFSAQNMDTTNPDNMYTKLLQQYQDGNYDLDFLRNLSQMAVRKNDPANAAKMANEYISQLKPPYTPGQLKYINKFTNSTKDRGFAIINKYQEQFNSVLGTRRAEVKLMNIIFQDEISPYVSEPQADPDWNLLAGNIKKYGAPGEEIFLRAKTIHYLNKQEWDSFATTADQYIQKCAPYISAQDLNSYAWTVFENVMDTTHLANALNWSRRCIQVANEPAYIDTYANVLYKSGKTTDAIAYEEKALNLAPDNEKKTYQETLTKMKNGARTWK; translated from the coding sequence ATGAAAACTATTTTTCAGCATTTTTTCATGCTGGCATTCTGTTGCCATCTTTTCCACCCTCCCACCTTTGGGCAATCCAACTGGCAGATAAAGCCCGTACAGCTCCAGACAAGATGGGCCAAAGAGGTAACACCCAACAACGCTTTGCCGGAATACCCCCGACCTCAAATGGTGCGCAGCGAATGGCAAAACCTGAATGGCCTGTGGCAATACGCTATTACTGCCAAAGATGCAGACATGCCCCAAAAATTTGATGACCGCATCCTGGTGCCCTACCCTGTTGAATCTGCATTATCAGGTGTAAAGAAAAATTTATTACCTGAACAGCGGCTATGGTACAGACGCACCATAAAAAAACCAAACCAAACGGGAACCGATAGAGTACTCCTTCATTTTGGCGCCGTAGACTGGCAAGCAGTTGTTTACATCAACGGCCAACAGATAGGTGAACACCAGGGCGGTTATCAGAATTTTTCATTCGACATCACAAACGCCCTCAAAAAAGGAGATAATCAGTTAACGGTAGCCGTATACGACCCCTCCGATCAGGGACCTAATCCACACGGCAAACAGGTACTGCATCCGCAAAACATCCTCTATACCGCCAGCAGTGGTATCTGGCAGACGGTATGGCTGGAAACAGTACCCGCAGTACATATTGGTTCCTTAACCATGACACCAGCCATAGACCAGGGCTACCTCTCCCTTAAAGTAAATGTGAAAGATGCAGGAGAAGGTTACACCGTAGAAGCAGTCGCCAAAAGCAACGGCGCTAAAATAGGCACGATCACAGGAAATGCGAATACCGACCTGCAACTGCTCATTCCAAACGCGCATCTCTGGTCACCCAACGATCCTTTTCTGTATGATCTCTCCATACGCCTGCTGTATAAAAACAAAGTAGTAGACACCGTCGGCTCCTACTTCGGCATGCGGAAAATTGAGATCAAAAAAGATGAGCTGGGACAGGAAAGAATCTTCTTAAACAACAAATACACTTACAACCTCGGCGTACTGGACCAGGGCTTCTGGCCCGACGGGCTCTACACCGCCCCCACGGACGAAGCACTGAAATTTGATATAGCCGCCATAAAATCAATGGGATTTAATACGATCCGCAAACATATCAAATTAGAACCGGCCCGCTGGTACTATCACTGCGACAAAACAGGCATGCTGGTATGGCAGGACATGGTTACCTGCGCTAATGAAAGCCCAGCAGCAAAAGCGGCATTCGAAAAAGAGAACCAGGAAAACATCACGCAATTACATAACTACCCGTCCATCATCTGCTGGGTACTCTTCAACGAAGGCTGGGCAAGATACGATCAGCAACGCCTCACAGAATGGATGAAAAAAGCAGATCCTTCCCGCATCATAGATGGTCACACTGGTGAAAACTATGATCGCAACGCTCCGAAGAATCCTATGGAGAAATGGATCAGCAGCGACCTTACAGATATTCACGATTATCCCGGCCCCGGCATCGCACCCGCCCTCCCCGGCAAAGCAAGGGTACTCGGCGAATGGGGTGGCGTACAGGTACAGGTACCTTCCCACCAATGGAATGAAGCAGACGGCTGGGGATACATCTCCCTCCCCGCTGCACAATTCGCCCGCAAGTATGAATTCATGATGAAACACCTCAAAGTATATGAAGAAGAAGGGCTGAGCGGTTCGATCTATACAGAACCTTTTGATGTAGAAACAGAAGAGAACGGACTCCTTACCTACGACAGGGAAGTGATTAAAATACCTGTTGATCAGCTAAGAAAAATACACGCCATGATTATACCTCCCACGAGCGAGGTACTAACAGCCTTCTCTGCCCAAAACATGGACACAACCAATCCGGATAACATGTATACAAAATTGTTGCAGCAGTACCAGGACGGTAACTATGACCTGGACTTCCTGCGTAACCTGTCGCAAATGGCCGTAAGAAAAAATGATCCTGCAAATGCTGCAAAAATGGCCAATGAATATATCAGTCAGCTGAAACCGCCCTACACACCCGGCCAGCTAAAGTATATAAACAAGTTTACCAACAGTACCAAAGACAGGGGATTTGCGATCATCAATAAATACCAGGAACAATTCAACAGCGTACTTGGCACCCGGCGCGCCGAAGTAAAATTGATGAACATCATTTTCCAGGATGAAATCAGTCCCTATGTATCAGAACCGCAAGCAGACCCCGACTGGAACCTGCTCGCAGGAAACATCAAAAAATATGGTGCACCCGGCGAAGAGATCTTCTTACGTGCCAAAACCATCCATTACCTCAACAAACAGGAATGGGACAGCTTTGCCACCACAGCAGATCAATACATCCAGAAATGCGCTCCCTACATCTCCGCACAGGACCTGAACAGCTACGCCTGGACCGTATTTGAAAATGTGATGGACACCACCCATCTCGCCAATGCACTCAACTGGAGCCGGCGATGTATACAGGTGGCCAATGAGCCGGCATATATTGATACGTACGCCAACGTACTCTATAAATCCGGCAAAACCACTGACGCGATCGCCTATGAGGAGAAAGCACTGAACCTCGCGCCAGACAACGAAAAGAAAACTTATCAGGAAACACTCACTAAAATGAAAAACGGTGCTAGAACCTGGAAATGA